Proteins encoded in a region of the Oncorhynchus gorbuscha isolate QuinsamMale2020 ecotype Even-year linkage group LG16, OgorEven_v1.0, whole genome shotgun sequence genome:
- the LOC123999843 gene encoding putative nuclease HARBI1: MSSSPSLATEDCDIKEEFYRIAGFPNVIGAVDCTHIRIKAPSGAHEADFVNRKSFHSINVQMVCNADCVISNVVAKWPGSVHDSRIFRASEIYQCLSQGEFSGVLLGDRGYGCQPFLLTPFTDPQEAQQAYNHAHARTRARVEMTFGLLKARFHCLHELRVSPVRACDITVACAVLHNVACLRKERAPRVPPAMDWDNPAIFPDDDSGRLLRDQYVLNYFS, from the exons ATGTCTTCATCTCCTTCCCTGGCCACAGAAGACTGTGACATCAAAGAGGAGTTCTATAGGATTGCAG GTTTCCCCAATGTCATTGGTGCAGTGGACTGCACACACATAAGGATAAAAGCCCCCTCAGGTGCCCATGAGGCTGATTTTGTGAATAGgaaatcctttcacagcattaatgTTCAG ATGGTCTGCAATGCTGACTGTGTGATcagcaatgttgtggcaaaatggcctggCTCAGTCCATGACTCCAGAATCTTTCGGGCCTCTGAAATCTATCAGTGCCTATCACAAG GTGAATTCTCTGGTGTGTTGCTGGGAGACAGGGGGTATGGCTGCCAGCCTTTTCTCCTGACACCTTTCACAGACCCCCAGGAAGCACAGCAGGCCTACAACCATGCCCATGCCAGGACCAGGGCCAGAGTTGAAATGACCTTTGGCCTCCTGAAGGCACGCTTTCACTGCCTTCACGAATTAAGGGTCAGCCCTGTTAGGGCATGTGATATTACTGTGGCTTGTGCTGTCCTCCACAATGTGGCCtgcctgaggaaggagagggcccCCAGAGTGCCACCAGCCATGGACTGGGACAATCCGGCAATCTTCCCTGATGACGACAGTGGTCGGCTGCTGAGGGACCAATATGTGTTGAATTATTTTAGTTAG